From the genome of Bactrocera oleae isolate idBacOlea1 chromosome 2, idBacOlea1, whole genome shotgun sequence, one region includes:
- the Med gene encoding mothers against decapentaplegic homolog 4 isoform X2: protein MVGLAGGGGAGGPGGHLYGPVPSQDTLIVRDMVQMPPPPSNAPTSADACLSIVHSLMCHRQGGESEGFAKRAIESLVKKLKEKRDELDSLITAITTNGAHPSKCVTIQRTLDGRLQVAGRKGFPHVIYARIWRWPDLHKNELKHVKYCAYAFDLKCDSVCVNPYHYERVVSPGIDLSGLSLQSGPSRLVKDEYSAGPLVGGMDIDGNDIGTIQHHPSQLVGPGYGYPQGGAVSHGMPLAGPMNSGGPVMGPPPPPQLQNPQVNGPNGNILTGAGHHTQANSPSDALQQAQSAGGGGNNGVVVNVSGGAGTAGPNQGAYYGPPTTSQMPNVAEAKFNAALNNAGPGGGVQQPHSPHLQQNGYVTGAGAPSNYSQQVGGAGNVGANGPQSATQTNSGGQVVSGGTVGAGGTWTGSSTLTYTQSMQPPDPRTHSTGYWNAPLSGDMSGNQQQQQQQPRMLSRQPAPEYWCSIAYFELDTQVGETFKVPSAKPNVIIDGYVDPSGGNRFCLGALSNVHRTEQSERARLHIGKGVQLDLRGEGDVWLRCLSDNSVFVQSYYLDREAGRTPGDAVHKIYPVACIKVFDLRQCHQQMHSLATNAQAAAAAQAAAVAGLPSSQMGGAPRNITAAAGIGVDDLRRLCILRLSFVKGWGPDYPRQSIKETPCWIEVHLHRALQLLDEVLHRMPIDGPRAMA, encoded by the exons ATGGTGGGCTTAGCGGGCGGGGGTGGTGCAGGTGGACCTGGTGGTCACTTATACGGACCAGTGCCGTCACAAGATA CGTTAATAGTGCGCGACATGGTACAGATGCCACCACCTCCGTCAAATGCTCCCACATCAGCAGATGCATGTCTTAGCATTGTTCATTCATTAATGTGCCATCGGCAAGGTGGAGAAAGTGAAGGCTTTGCAAAACGGGCTATAGAATCGCtggtaaaaaagttaaaagaaaagcGTGATGAATTGGATTCGCTGATAACGGCCATCACAACAAATGGTGCACATCCCAGCAAATGCGTGACTATCCAGCGAACGCTTGATGGTAGATTGCAG GTTGCAGGGCGAAAAGGTTTTCCGCATGTTATATATGCACGTATTTGGCGTTGGCCAGATCttcataaaaatgaattaaagcaCGTTAAATACTGTGCATATGCTTTTGATCTCAAATGTGATTCAGTGTGCGTGAATCCATATCATTATGAGCGAGTTGTATCACCAGGCATTGATTTATCTGGTCTAAGCCTACAGTCCGGACCTAGTCGTTTGGTAAAAGATGAATACTCGGCTGGCCCATTAGTGGGAGGCATGGACATAGATGGAAATGACATTGGTACAATACAACACCATCCATCACAATTAGTTGGTCCTGGCTATGGATACCCCCAAGGAGGAG CTGTTTCACATGGTATGCCGCTGGCTGGACCAATGAACTCCGGGGGTCCCGTTATGGGCCCGCCTCCCCCGCCTCAATTGCAGAACCCTCAAGTCAACGGCCCAAACGGCAATATTTTAACTGGAGCGGGCCATCATACTCAAGCAAACTCTCCAAGTGATGCATTGCAGCAAGCTCAGAGCGCTGGTGGCGGTGGCAATAATGGTGTCGTTGTAAATGTTAGTGGCGGTGCGGGAACAGCTGGTCCGAATCAAGGGGCATATTATGGTCCGCCAACAACATCCCAGATGCCTAATGTCGCCGAAGCCAAATTTAATGCTGCATTGAATAACGCCGGCCCGGGCGGTGGTGTACAACAGCCACATTCTCCCCATCTACAACAAAATGGTTATGTAACGGGTGCCGGTGCGCCATCCAATTATAGCCAGCAAGTGGGAGGTGCCGGTAATGTTGGAGCCAATGGACCACAATCTGCCACACAAACCAATTCTGGTGGACAAGTAGTATCTGGTGGGACCGTGGGTGCAGGTGGTACGTGGACTGGATCCAGTACACTCACCTACACGCAATCAATGCAACCACCTGATCCACGAACACATTCAACAGGATATT GGAATGCGCCATTGAGTGGTGATATGAGtggcaaccaacaacaacaacaacaacagccacgcATGTTGTCTCGTCAGCCAGCTCCAGAATATTGGTGTTCCATCGCTTACTTCGAGTTAGACACACAGGTGGGGGAAACGTTTAAAGTGCCATCGGCGAAACCAAATGTCATTATCGACGGTTATGTCGATCCTTCGGGTGGCAATCGGTTTTGTCTAGGCGCATTAAGCAATGTGCATCGCACAGAACAATCGGAACGGGCCAG ACTTCACATTGGCAAAGGGGTTCAACTGGATCTGCGCGGTGAAGGGGACGTATGGCTGCGCTGTCTCAGTGACAATTCTGTTTTTGTACAAAGTTACTATCTCGATCGTGAAGCTGGGCGGACTCCAGGCGACGctgtacataaaatatatccCGTTGCCTGTATTAAA GTTTTTGATTTGCGTCAGTGCCATCAACAAATGCATTCATTGGCGACAAATGCACAAGCAGCTGCAGCTGCACAAGCTGCAGCGGTTGCTGGACTTCCAAGTTCACAAATGGGCGGAGCGCCGCGAA ACATTACCGCTGCTGCTGGTATTGGTGTTGATGATTTACGTCGTTTGTGTATTTTACGTTTAAGTTTTGTCAAAGGCTGGGGACCTGATTATCCAAGACAATCAATTAAGGAGACACCTTGTTGGATAGAAGTGCATTTGCATCGAGCTCTACAGCTGCTGGACGAAGTGTTACATAGAATGCCAATCGATGGTCCACGTGCGATGGCTTAA
- the mRpL19 gene encoding large ribosomal subunit protein bL19m has protein sequence MNITNRVLTPSWKKGNSFIRIVTFSTKPQPNELPPFIQKQSQPSSTGSIEGRKSVIPQNYRFIYPEFLPDPKVEWRNPVREKLERMDMLDRRTKIDIPEFYVGSILAVTSSDPHAAGKISRFVGICIHRDRCGLRARFILRNVIDHQGVEVRYELYDPTIHKIEVLRLEKRLDDHLLYLRDALPEYSTVDLNLEPENLDDSAEVPVNDIKVVLRPRPWLERWERQNLQGVANVDQYITDKQRRQALAHEKPWEKFDMMKQYRASIPEEEQKEIFVEVHSQLHSLELQRKRNKRKRSFVKPTKLA, from the exons ATGAATATAACAAACCGTGTACTTACGCCCAGTTGGAAGAAAGGAAACAGTTTTATTAGAATCG TCACATTTTCAACAAAACCTCAGCCAAATGAATTACCACCTTTCATTCAAAAACAAAGTCAGCCAAGCTCTACAGGGTCTATTGAAGGACGTAAATCAGTTATTCCACAAAATTATCGTTTTATCTATCCAGAATTTTTACCGGATCCCAAAGTCGAATGGCGTAATCCAGTGCGTGAGAAACTTGAGCGCATGGACATGCTAGACCGTCGCACTAAAATTGACATTCCGGAATTCTATGTCGGTTCAATACTAGCTGTAACAAGCTCTGATCCTCATGCAGCCGGTAAAATCAGTCGTTTCGTGG GTATATGTATTCATCGTGATCGTTGTGGTCTTCGAGCTCGTTTCATATTACGCAACGTTATTGATCACCAAGGTGTTGAGGTACGTTACGAGTTGTACGATCCAACTATACATAAAATTGAAGTACTTCGCCTGGAAAAGCGTTTGGATGACCATCTGCTATATTTACGCGACGCATTGCCTGAATATAGCACTGTTGATTTAAATTTAGAACCGGAGAATTTAGATGATAGTGCTGAAGTGCCAGTAAATGATATTAAAGTAGTATTGCGCCCACGACCATGGTTGGAGCGGTGGGAACGGCAGAACCTACAGGGAGTAGCTAATGTGGACCAGTACATTACTGACAAGCAACGTCGACAGGCATTAGCACATGAAAAACCATGGGAAAAATTCGATATGATGAAACAGTATCGCGCTTCAATTCCCGAggaagaacaaaaagaaatatttgtagaaGTGCACTCCCAATTGCACAGCCTTGAATTGCAACGAAAACGGAACAAGCGTAAACGTTCTTTTGTTAAACCCACCAAATTGGCGTAG
- the Unc50 gene encoding protein unc-50 homolog — translation MKHSTSPTPSLAGSSYAPSYATSRGQSPLPPPANHTRNCLSATSKSYKYLRRLLKFNQMDFEFAVWQMIYLFISPQKVYRNFNYRKQTKSQFARDDPAFLVLLVVCLCVTSVVLAWTMGLNFLQSISFILYVVFVDCIFAGIIVASFLWVVTNRYLRSSSLEPDIEWGYAFDVHLNAFFPPLILLHFIQLFFYDWVISQPWFFSRLLGNTFWLCGLSYYIYITFLGYNCIPHLKNTRLILIPLPIIFLFYLVTVIIGWNVTISFINFYKYRVY, via the exons atgaaGCATTCTACTTCACCCACACCATCACTGGCTGGGTCCAGTTATGCGCCATCATATGCAACATCTCGCGGACAATCGCCACTACCGCCGCCAGCAAATCATACAAGAAATTGTCTATCAGCAACAAGCAAAAGTTACAAATACCTACGGCGATTACTCAAGTTTAACCAAATGGACTTCGAGTTTGCTGTTTGGCAAatgatatatttgtttatatcaccGCAAAAagtttatagaaattttaactATAGAAAAC AGACTAAATCACAATTCGCCAGAGATGATCCtgcttttttagttttacttgTAGTTTGCCTCTGTG TAACCTCTGTGGTACTCGCATGGACAATGGGACTAAACTTTTTGCAGagtatttcattcattttatatgtTGTATTTGTGGATTGCATCTTTGCGGGCATCATTGTAGCTTCGTTTCTCTGGGTAGTAACGAATCGTTACTTGCGCAGCAGTAGTTTAGAACCTGATATCGAATGGGGCTATGCTTTTGATGTTCATTTAAACGCTTTCTTTCCACCACTGATACTGCTACACTTTATTCAGCTGTTTTTCTATGATTGGGTTATAAGCCAGCCATGGTTTTTTTCGCGTTTACTTGGAAACACATTTTGGCTTTGCGGGCTGAGTTATTACatttacataacatttttagGCTACAACT GTATACCACATTTGAAAAACACGCGCCTGATTCTAATACCTTTACccataatatttcttttctatCTGGTGACTGTGATCATTGGCTGGAATGTGacgatttcatttattaatttttacaagtaTCGTGTTTACtag
- the TfIIA-L gene encoding transcription initiation factor IIA subunit 1 isoform X1 — translation MKQNWRAKLMASKAVEINPEPPEPQPPPIIANNPKPSKAATAKAKKAAAAAAAAAAQQNSSNSATSSGTNANASSDIKPSITQLQSNMVNGAGTIVGPTTSAAANNSAAMNGGLKQELGKSVSTLSGGLGNSLQKSNVIGNAQTGATPVASSSGIGGGVGGSQQQSTNSTIPIVATLDPNRIMPVNITLPAQTGSMNTESRVLTIHVPASALQDNQLTQILTAHLISSIMSLPTTLASSVLQQHVNAALINSNMQKSFNASKQLDGAVDTSDEDESEESDDNMDNDDDDDLDKDDDEDAENDGGAEEEPLNSDDDVTDEDASDVFETDNVIVCQYDKITRSRNKWKFYLKDGIMNIGGKDYVFQKSNGDAEW, via the exons ATGAAACAAAATTGGCGGGCTAAACTAATGGCAAGCAAAGCTGTGGAAATAAATCCCGAACCTCCAGAACCACAACCGCCACCAATTATAGCCAATAATCCGAAG CCATCAAAG GCTGCCACCGCCAAAGCTAAGAAAGCAGCAGCGGCTGCCGCTGCAGCTGCAGCTCAACAAAACAGCAGTAATAGTGCAACGAGTAGTGGCACTAACGCTAATGCGTCCAGCGATATAAAACCAAGCATTACGCAGCTACAGTCGAACATGGTAAATGGAGCTGGTACTATCGTTGGTCCGACCACATCGGCCGCAGCCAACAACTCGGCCGCAATGAATGGAGGTCTTAAACAGGAGCTGGGAAAATCAGTGTCGACGCTAAGCGGCGGATTGGGCAACAGCTTACAGAAATCGAATGTGATTGGCAACGCGCAAACAGGTGCAACACCTGTAGCTTCTTCGTCAGGAATAGGCGGTGGTGTAGGTGGCTCACAGCAACAATCAACAAATTCCACCATACCGATTGTAGCCACACTTGATCCTAATCGCATTATGCCTGTAAAC ATAACATTACCCGCTCAAACTGGCTCCATGAACACAGAATCTCGCGTACTCACCATACACGTGCCAGCATCGGCGCTTCAAGATAATCAACTAACACAAATATTGACCGCGCATTTAATTTCGTCTATAATGTCGTTGCCAACAACGCTGGCCTCCTCGGTGCTGCAGCAGCACGTGAATGCGGCACTCATAAATAGCAACATGCAGA aaaGTTTTAATGCTTCAAAGCAACTTGATGGCGCTGTAGACACTTCAGACGAAGATGAAAGTGAAGAAAGCGATGATAACATGGACaatgatgatgacgatgattTAGATAAAGACGATGACGAGGACGCGGAAAACGACGGTGGCGCTGAAGAAGAACCGCTCAACAGTGATGATGATGTGACGGACGAGGATGCCAGCGATGTATTCGAAACGGATAACGTTATCGTTTGTCAGTATGATAAG ATCACACGTTCACGCAACAAATGGAAGTTTTACCTTAAGGATGGTATTATGAACATAGGTGGGAAAGATTATGTATTCCAAAAGTCCAATGGGGACGCGGAGTGGTAA
- the Alg1 gene encoding chitobiosyldiphosphodolichol beta-mannosyltransferase, whose translation MVDVQIGRRNACIVVLGDIGRSPRMQYHAVSLLEDNYNVDFIGYIETKPLDDLTNAHHKCKIHELSPVPVTNLTPKLKLIFKTFWQTLSLLIALVSIRRPNFLLVQNPPGVPTLIVCYLYCAFTRTKFIIDWHNYTYTILALGTASGEKSYFCRLAKWIERSFGGKANAHFCVTKAMQQDLLLNWNIGPAVVLYDRPPTQFHPIDLTQKHELFMKLSKVYPEFLPKCYADLKESGVIETTALTQKLINGNVSYKPQRMAIVVSSTSWTPDEDFEILLKALEDYESTATSRPNNFPAILCIITGKGPQKQEYECKISKLKWSKVSIITPWLDVEDYPLILASADLGVCLHYSSSGLDLPMKVVDMFGCGLPVCAYNFNCLGELVTHGQNGFIFENHKDLADQLKFWFENFPSNPNILESKERFRKILHEFQALRWHENWRNNALPIFNSYT comes from the exons ATGGTTGATGTACAAATTGGGCGACGAAATGCCTGCATTGTTGTACTTGGCGACATCGGACGTAGTCCACGCATGCAATACCACGCCGTTAGTTTGCTCGAAGATAATTATAACGTCGACTTTATTGGCTATATTGAAACAAAACCGCTGGACGACCTAACTAATGCACATCACAAATGCAAAATACATGAATTATCACCAGTGCCAGTAACAAACCTCACCCCTAAACTGAAgttaattttcaaaacattttggcAGACTTTAAGTTTGCTCATAGCGCTAGTTTCCATTCGTCGTCCAAACTTTTTACTTGTGCAAAATCCACCAGGTGTTCCAACCTTAATAGTTTGCTACCTATATTGTGCGTTTACTAGGACAAAATTTATCATTGACTGGCATAACTACACTTACACTATATTAGCTTTGGGCACCGCGAGCGGTGAAAAGAGTTATTTTTGTCGTTTAGCTAAATGGATTGAACGTTCATTTGGGGGCAAAGCAAATGCACATTTTTGTGTTACCAAAGCTATGCAACAGGATTTGTTGCTAAATTGGAATATTGG TCCAGCAGTTGTTCTATATGATAGACCACCCACACAATTTCATCCGATTGACTTGACTCAAAAGCACGAACTCTTTATGAAATTATCGAAAGTATATCCAGAATTTCTACCAAAATGTTACGCGGATCTAAAAGAATCGGGAGTTATTGAGACAACAGcattaacacaaaaattaattaatgggAATGTTTCATATAAGCCACAAAGAATGGCTATTGTTGTATCGAGCACTAGTTGGACGCCAGATGAAGACTTTGAGATTCTACTTAAAGCATTAGAAG ATTATGAAAGCACCGCCACTTCGCGTCCAAATAATTTCCCTGCCATTTTGTGCATTATCACCGGAAAGGGACCACAGAAACAAGAATATGAATGTAAAATTTCTAAACTTAAGTGGTCTAAAGTTTCAATTATAACACCGTGGTTGGACGTGGAAGATTACCCTCTCATTTTAGCTTCCGCTGATTTGGGAGTATGTTTACACTATAGCAGTAGTGGCTTAGACTTACCTATGAAAGTTGTTGATATGTTCGGCTGCGGGCTGCCGGTTTGCGCTTATAATTTCAATTG CCTTGGCGAATTGGTAACCCACGGACAGAACGGATTCATATTCGAGAATCATAAAGACCTGGCCGACCAACTAAAATTTTGGTTTGAAAACTTTCCTAGTAATCCAAATATATTGGAATCAAAAGAACGATTTCGTAAAATTTTGCACGAATTCCAAGCATTGCGTTGGCATGAAAACTGGAGAAATAACGCGCTACCTATATTTAATTCTTAcacttaa
- the TfIIA-L gene encoding transcription initiation factor IIA subunit 1 isoform X2 produces the protein MKQNWRAKLMASKAVEINPEPPEPQPPPIIANNPKAATAKAKKAAAAAAAAAAQQNSSNSATSSGTNANASSDIKPSITQLQSNMVNGAGTIVGPTTSAAANNSAAMNGGLKQELGKSVSTLSGGLGNSLQKSNVIGNAQTGATPVASSSGIGGGVGGSQQQSTNSTIPIVATLDPNRIMPVNITLPAQTGSMNTESRVLTIHVPASALQDNQLTQILTAHLISSIMSLPTTLASSVLQQHVNAALINSNMQKSFNASKQLDGAVDTSDEDESEESDDNMDNDDDDDLDKDDDEDAENDGGAEEEPLNSDDDVTDEDASDVFETDNVIVCQYDKITRSRNKWKFYLKDGIMNIGGKDYVFQKSNGDAEW, from the exons ATGAAACAAAATTGGCGGGCTAAACTAATGGCAAGCAAAGCTGTGGAAATAAATCCCGAACCTCCAGAACCACAACCGCCACCAATTATAGCCAATAATCCGAAG GCTGCCACCGCCAAAGCTAAGAAAGCAGCAGCGGCTGCCGCTGCAGCTGCAGCTCAACAAAACAGCAGTAATAGTGCAACGAGTAGTGGCACTAACGCTAATGCGTCCAGCGATATAAAACCAAGCATTACGCAGCTACAGTCGAACATGGTAAATGGAGCTGGTACTATCGTTGGTCCGACCACATCGGCCGCAGCCAACAACTCGGCCGCAATGAATGGAGGTCTTAAACAGGAGCTGGGAAAATCAGTGTCGACGCTAAGCGGCGGATTGGGCAACAGCTTACAGAAATCGAATGTGATTGGCAACGCGCAAACAGGTGCAACACCTGTAGCTTCTTCGTCAGGAATAGGCGGTGGTGTAGGTGGCTCACAGCAACAATCAACAAATTCCACCATACCGATTGTAGCCACACTTGATCCTAATCGCATTATGCCTGTAAAC ATAACATTACCCGCTCAAACTGGCTCCATGAACACAGAATCTCGCGTACTCACCATACACGTGCCAGCATCGGCGCTTCAAGATAATCAACTAACACAAATATTGACCGCGCATTTAATTTCGTCTATAATGTCGTTGCCAACAACGCTGGCCTCCTCGGTGCTGCAGCAGCACGTGAATGCGGCACTCATAAATAGCAACATGCAGA aaaGTTTTAATGCTTCAAAGCAACTTGATGGCGCTGTAGACACTTCAGACGAAGATGAAAGTGAAGAAAGCGATGATAACATGGACaatgatgatgacgatgattTAGATAAAGACGATGACGAGGACGCGGAAAACGACGGTGGCGCTGAAGAAGAACCGCTCAACAGTGATGATGATGTGACGGACGAGGATGCCAGCGATGTATTCGAAACGGATAACGTTATCGTTTGTCAGTATGATAAG ATCACACGTTCACGCAACAAATGGAAGTTTTACCTTAAGGATGGTATTATGAACATAGGTGGGAAAGATTATGTATTCCAAAAGTCCAATGGGGACGCGGAGTGGTAA
- the Mnat9 gene encoding alpha/beta-tubulin-N-acetyltransferase 9: MRLNENTKIIGKKVILVPYRVAHVEKYHEWMKSTELQELTASEPLTLQEEYEMQRSWREDEDKCTFLILCRTTYEQSNDEIYSLVGDTNLFLRMENGSEKTNECYQVAEAEIMIAEPEARGKGFGWEAMLLFLKYALQNLNIKKFEAKIGTKNEKSLRMFNKMHFKEVSRSTVFEEVTLVLMVDDEWIKWLDRQVTLHCENYRSIGLCG, from the coding sequence ATGCGACTGAACGAGAACACAAAAATCATTGGGAAGAAAGTTATTTTAGTACCATACCGTGTAGCACATGTTGAAAAATACCACGAATGGATGAAATCGACGGAACTACAAGAGTTGACTGCTTCAGAGCCCCTCACGCTTCAAGAGGAGTATGAAATGCAACGAAGTTGGCGCGAAGATGAAGATAAATGTACATTTCTTATTTTATGCCGAACTACTTATGAACAAAGTAATGATGAAATTTACTCATTGGTGGGGGATACAAATTTATTCTTAAGAATGGAGAATGGTAGTGAGAAAACAAACGAATGCTATCAAGTGGCTGAAGCAGAGATAATGATAGCAGAACCAGAAGCTCGCGGTAAAGGTTTTGGATGGGAAGcaatgcttttgtttttgaaatatgctttacaaaatttaaatattaaaaaatttgaagccAAGATTGGTACCAAAAATGAAAAGTCTTTACGCATGTTCAATAAAATGCACTTCAAAGAGGTATCACGCTCGACTGTATTTGAAGAAGTCACCTTGGTTCTAATGGTCGATGATGAGTGGATCAAATGGTTGGACAGGCAGGTGACTTTGCATTGTGAAAATTACAGAAGTATCGGTTTATGTGGTTAG
- the Med gene encoding mothers against decapentaplegic homolog 4 isoform X1, with product MVGLAGGGGAGGPGGHLYGPVPSQDTLIVRDMVQMPPPPSNAPTSADACLSIVHSLMCHRQGGESEGFAKRAIESLVKKLKEKRDELDSLITAITTNGAHPSKCVTIQRTLDGRLQVAGRKGFPHVIYARIWRWPDLHKNELKHVKYCAYAFDLKCDSVCVNPYHYERVVSPGIDLSGLSLQSGPSRLVKDEYSAGPLVGGMDIDGNDIGTIQHHPSQLVGPGYGYPQGGVADTNHTMNSMFVAGRTIPKIEPGDGSGMPRGAWMVPPPPRLGQPQPVPQTQPQPPQPQPPQSQQQRAAQVSQHSLSVSHGMPLAGPMNSGGPVMGPPPPPQLQNPQVNGPNGNILTGAGHHTQANSPSDALQQAQSAGGGGNNGVVVNVSGGAGTAGPNQGAYYGPPTTSQMPNVAEAKFNAALNNAGPGGGVQQPHSPHLQQNGYVTGAGAPSNYSQQVGGAGNVGANGPQSATQTNSGGQVVSGGTVGAGGTWTGSSTLTYTQSMQPPDPRTHSTGYWNAPLSGDMSGNQQQQQQQPRMLSRQPAPEYWCSIAYFELDTQVGETFKVPSAKPNVIIDGYVDPSGGNRFCLGALSNVHRTEQSERARLHIGKGVQLDLRGEGDVWLRCLSDNSVFVQSYYLDREAGRTPGDAVHKIYPVACIKVFDLRQCHQQMHSLATNAQAAAAAQAAAVAGLPSSQMGGAPRNITAAAGIGVDDLRRLCILRLSFVKGWGPDYPRQSIKETPCWIEVHLHRALQLLDEVLHRMPIDGPRAMA from the exons ATGGTGGGCTTAGCGGGCGGGGGTGGTGCAGGTGGACCTGGTGGTCACTTATACGGACCAGTGCCGTCACAAGATA CGTTAATAGTGCGCGACATGGTACAGATGCCACCACCTCCGTCAAATGCTCCCACATCAGCAGATGCATGTCTTAGCATTGTTCATTCATTAATGTGCCATCGGCAAGGTGGAGAAAGTGAAGGCTTTGCAAAACGGGCTATAGAATCGCtggtaaaaaagttaaaagaaaagcGTGATGAATTGGATTCGCTGATAACGGCCATCACAACAAATGGTGCACATCCCAGCAAATGCGTGACTATCCAGCGAACGCTTGATGGTAGATTGCAG GTTGCAGGGCGAAAAGGTTTTCCGCATGTTATATATGCACGTATTTGGCGTTGGCCAGATCttcataaaaatgaattaaagcaCGTTAAATACTGTGCATATGCTTTTGATCTCAAATGTGATTCAGTGTGCGTGAATCCATATCATTATGAGCGAGTTGTATCACCAGGCATTGATTTATCTGGTCTAAGCCTACAGTCCGGACCTAGTCGTTTGGTAAAAGATGAATACTCGGCTGGCCCATTAGTGGGAGGCATGGACATAGATGGAAATGACATTGGTACAATACAACACCATCCATCACAATTAGTTGGTCCTGGCTATGGATACCCCCAAGGAGGAG tTGCTGATACAAATCACACAATGAACTCTATGTTCGTTGCGGGGCGCACAATACCAAAAATTGAACCTGGCGATGGTAGCGGTATGCCACGTGGTGCTTGGATGGTGCCGCCACCGCCACGGTTGGGTCAGCCACAGCCAGTACCACAAACGCAGCCACAACCACcgcaaccacaaccaccacaaTCACAGCAACAGCGCGCGGCCCAAGTTTCCCAACACTCGCTTT CTGTTTCACATGGTATGCCGCTGGCTGGACCAATGAACTCCGGGGGTCCCGTTATGGGCCCGCCTCCCCCGCCTCAATTGCAGAACCCTCAAGTCAACGGCCCAAACGGCAATATTTTAACTGGAGCGGGCCATCATACTCAAGCAAACTCTCCAAGTGATGCATTGCAGCAAGCTCAGAGCGCTGGTGGCGGTGGCAATAATGGTGTCGTTGTAAATGTTAGTGGCGGTGCGGGAACAGCTGGTCCGAATCAAGGGGCATATTATGGTCCGCCAACAACATCCCAGATGCCTAATGTCGCCGAAGCCAAATTTAATGCTGCATTGAATAACGCCGGCCCGGGCGGTGGTGTACAACAGCCACATTCTCCCCATCTACAACAAAATGGTTATGTAACGGGTGCCGGTGCGCCATCCAATTATAGCCAGCAAGTGGGAGGTGCCGGTAATGTTGGAGCCAATGGACCACAATCTGCCACACAAACCAATTCTGGTGGACAAGTAGTATCTGGTGGGACCGTGGGTGCAGGTGGTACGTGGACTGGATCCAGTACACTCACCTACACGCAATCAATGCAACCACCTGATCCACGAACACATTCAACAGGATATT GGAATGCGCCATTGAGTGGTGATATGAGtggcaaccaacaacaacaacaacaacagccacgcATGTTGTCTCGTCAGCCAGCTCCAGAATATTGGTGTTCCATCGCTTACTTCGAGTTAGACACACAGGTGGGGGAAACGTTTAAAGTGCCATCGGCGAAACCAAATGTCATTATCGACGGTTATGTCGATCCTTCGGGTGGCAATCGGTTTTGTCTAGGCGCATTAAGCAATGTGCATCGCACAGAACAATCGGAACGGGCCAG ACTTCACATTGGCAAAGGGGTTCAACTGGATCTGCGCGGTGAAGGGGACGTATGGCTGCGCTGTCTCAGTGACAATTCTGTTTTTGTACAAAGTTACTATCTCGATCGTGAAGCTGGGCGGACTCCAGGCGACGctgtacataaaatatatccCGTTGCCTGTATTAAA GTTTTTGATTTGCGTCAGTGCCATCAACAAATGCATTCATTGGCGACAAATGCACAAGCAGCTGCAGCTGCACAAGCTGCAGCGGTTGCTGGACTTCCAAGTTCACAAATGGGCGGAGCGCCGCGAA ACATTACCGCTGCTGCTGGTATTGGTGTTGATGATTTACGTCGTTTGTGTATTTTACGTTTAAGTTTTGTCAAAGGCTGGGGACCTGATTATCCAAGACAATCAATTAAGGAGACACCTTGTTGGATAGAAGTGCATTTGCATCGAGCTCTACAGCTGCTGGACGAAGTGTTACATAGAATGCCAATCGATGGTCCACGTGCGATGGCTTAA